DNA from Saliniramus fredricksonii:
GCCGATCAGCCCCATCGCGGCCAGCAATTGCCCGTGCAGGGCTGCGGCCAGCATGGTCGCGAGCCCGACGGCACCCAGCAGCAGGAAGGCGGAGCCCGGGGCGAGAAATCCGTAGAGTGCGAAGGCCGCATATACGGTTGCGAAGGCGCTGGCGGCGCCGGCGGCGGTCAGGGCAGCAGGCACGTGTCCGGGGCCGATACCGGGCAGGGCGAGGGCGTCACCACGCCGGCGCAGGATTTCACCGCCGATCAACAGGGCCAGCGTGAAGGCCGTCGCGAGCCCGATCCGCGCCGCCGGCCCGAGCAGCCCCTGCTCGATCGAGAAGCGCACCAGAAAGGCGCCGCCGAGCCCGAGCGCGAGCGCACCAATCCAGACGGCCCAGCGCGTCCCGAGACGTTCCTCGAGGCTCGCCTCCTGCCGAGAAGGAGGCTCTGCCGCAGCAGGCGGTGCGGATGCGGGGGAAGCCGGCGGGGCTGGCGGTGGCGGTGGCGGTGCAGCCTGCTTGTCCTGCCCGGTCACGTCGTCAAACGGCTCGGCCTCGGCGGCTTCTTCGTGAAGCGGTTGCTCGGATGCGGGTTCTTCCGGCGTGTCTGCTTTCTGCGGCCCTTCTTCCTGCGCTTCCTGTTCGGGAGCCGCCTCTTCCGGCGCGGCCTGCTTCGGCGCCGCCTGCTCGGATGCCGCTCCTTCGGGCGCCGCCTCGCCCGACGCCTCGCCCGTTTCCGGCGCCACATCCCGATATCGGGTCCGCAAGAGCCATTCGATGCGCGCGATTCGGCCCTGCAATCCAGCGACGTCCCGGACGGCGCGGCGCGCCGTCAGGAGCCCCGCCAGCGCGATGATGGGAACAGCGATCGAAACCAGCGCGGAAATGATCAGAATGAAGGTCAAAGCGGCCAATACCTCAACTCCGGAATGCACCCCTCGGATCGGTCACACCGGCATGGTTGCCGAACCTCGGGAGGAGCGTGCCAGCAGGCGCACGTCAGCGCCGTCATGCCTCACGGCCTTGGACCCGGGGGGTCTTTGCGCGCACGATCGTTTTCTGCGGATGCCGCACCGGATTTCCCGGCGGCAGCATCCTCCGGGTCATACAACAGCGCCTTACGGTCATTGATCCTGACCGAAAACCGATCGATCCGGGCCTGCAATTGCGCCACGAGGCTCGCAAGCTCGCGCACTTTCACGAGCGCGATGATGGCGATGACCGGCGCGGCCAGGAAGAGCGCCGTTGCCATGAACATCAGGAAGAAATAAGCCATCAAACGCCCGCTCCGGATTCTCGTTTCGCTATCTTCTATAGGAGAGATTACGGAAATGCCACCATCGCCTGATCCGTTTCGCCGTGCGATGGCGCGCCTCACGCGGCAATCTGCCGGCCCGGCACGCGCAGCGCGAAGGACACGCCGGTCGAAACCTCGCACCCGCGCCCGATTCCTTCGATCGCAGCGCGCATGCGCCCGTCACGCGCGAGGAGATCATCGGCGAGCGCCACCAGACGCGCATTCGGCGTCGCAAAGGGTGCCTGTTCGCGCAGATGCGCGGCAATCATCGCCTCATCCACCTCGGGCGCGAGCGCACAGGCGGCGATAAAGGCAGCGGCGGGGGAGCGGCTCACGCCAAACCAGCAATGCATCACAAGCGGGCGCAGGCCCGGCCAGCCCGCCACGAATGCGACGAGCCGTGCGACATCCGGTTCCTGTGCAAGCACATACCCTTCCCGTGGCGCGGTGATGTCATTGATGCCGAGGCGCAAATATTGCGTGCCGGCAATGGAACGACCTGCGATCTCCGGCATTGACGGGGAAACGAGGCTGACGACATGCGAGGGCTGCTGCGCGCCCACGACATCATCAAGTTCAGCGAGCGGGCAGACATGAATGACAGGCATGATTCGTCTTATCTGCGACGGCTCTTTGCCAGTCAAGCGGCGCTCTGGAGCTCAAATAACCGTGCCGCCTGGAGCGTCTTTGGAGAAATATACGAGGACAGGAATACCCGCTCACGAAATCGTCAACTTCCAACAGCCAAGTCACAATCGTGCCACAATTCCGCCACTGCTTTGAACCTCCTTATGGTTAATCAGTTATGAACGTTGCTTCTTTGCAACGAATGCTTTGAAATACGGAAAATTTACGCTTTTCCCACTTCTCGGATCCATCATGCTGCGTTAGCTTGCAGCGAACTCGAAACAAAGGATGTTCCCAATGAAGCGTACTCTCCTTGCTTCCACCGCCCTGGCGTTTCTCGCCGTCCCCGCCTTCGCAGCTGACCTTCCGTCAAGCGAGCCGGCTCCGGCACCGCAGACCTACACCGCCCCGCCGGTCTTCACCTGGACGGGCTTCTATGCCGGTGTGAATGTCGGCTGGAACCAGAACGAGATGGATGTGCGCAACCGTGGCTTTACCGGGACAACTGGAAGCTACAACCCGTTCTCGGAGAAGAAGAACGGCTTCATCGGCGGCTTCCAGGTCGGCTATAACCAGCAATTCGACATGTTCGTCGCTGGTGTCGAGGCTGATCTGAGCTATCTCGGCAATCGCCGTGCGAGGGCTTCTACCGGCGTGACTAATCCTGCGGGTGTCACCGGCGTTCAGGGCACCAGCCGCCTCGACTGGCTTGGCACGTTGCGCGCCCGCGCCGGCGTCGCGATGGATAACGTGTTCGTCTACGGCACCGGTGGTCTCGCCTTCGGTACCCCGGATCAGCGCCTGACCCTGACCAATGCTGGCGGCACCGTCACGCATTCCGGCACGAAGGACGATACGCGCTTTGGCTGGACAATCGGTGCGGGCGCCGAGATCGCCGTGATGGACAACCTGTCCTTCAAGGCGGAATATCTTTACTACGATCTCGGGCGCAACACGGTCCGGGCAAATGCGACCGCTGCGGGGCCTGCCGGCACCGCAAACTCCGCCCGTTTCGAGAACAACGGACACATCGTTCGCGCCGGCATGAACTACCGCTTCTGAGCGATCTGAAAACCCGATACGAAAAGGCCCGGAGTGATCCGGGCCTTTTTTCGTTTGCGCCATCTCGTTTCACTGCTCAGGCGCTCATGCGCCGCTGGCCCGGATCGGGAACCGTGACGCCGGCGGAGCTGTATTCGTTGAGCTTGTTGCGCAGGGTGCGGATCGAGATGCCCAGGATCTTCGCCGCATGGGTGCGGTTGCCGACGCAGTGATCGAGGGTGTCGAGAATCAGATCCTGCTCGACCTCCGCCACCGTGCGCCCGACCAGCGAACGCGTCACCGCTTCCGCCGTGCGCGCCGCGCGCGCGGCGGAATCGTCGGGCGCCGTCTCGAGCCCCTCGCCATCGGGGCTGCGCAGGGCATCGGCCTCGATCTCGGCCCCGCTCGACAGAAGCACCGCGCGATGGATCGCGTTTTCGAGCTCGCGCACATTGCCGCGCCAGGGTGCCGCGACGGCGAGATCGCGCGCCTGCGCCGAGAGCGGGCGCAGGGGAAGTCCGTTCTGCTCGGCATATTTCTCGGCGAAGAACGCGGCCAGCGCGAGCACGTCTTCCGGCCGCTCGCGCAGGGCCGGCAGCTTCAGATGCACGACGTTGAGCCGGTAGAACAGATCCTCGCGGAACGAGCCGTCCTTCACCGCCTCCGCGAGATTGCGGTTGGAGGTGGCGATGATGCGGATATCGAC
Protein-coding regions in this window:
- a CDS encoding tyrosine phosphatase family protein, which produces MPVIHVCPLAELDDVVGAQQPSHVVSLVSPSMPEIAGRSIAGTQYLRLGINDITAPREGYVLAQEPDVARLVAFVAGWPGLRPLVMHCWFGVSRSPAAAFIAACALAPEVDEAMIAAHLREQAPFATPNARLVALADDLLARDGRMRAAIEGIGRGCEVSTGVSFALRVPGRQIAA
- a CDS encoding outer membrane protein produces the protein MKRTLLASTALAFLAVPAFAADLPSSEPAPAPQTYTAPPVFTWTGFYAGVNVGWNQNEMDVRNRGFTGTTGSYNPFSEKKNGFIGGFQVGYNQQFDMFVAGVEADLSYLGNRRARASTGVTNPAGVTGVQGTSRLDWLGTLRARAGVAMDNVFVYGTGGLAFGTPDQRLTLTNAGGTVTHSGTKDDTRFGWTIGAGAEIAVMDNLSFKAEYLYYDLGRNTVRANATAAGPAGTANSARFENNGHIVRAGMNYRF